One window of the Anaeromyxobacter dehalogenans 2CP-C genome contains the following:
- a CDS encoding HAD family hydrolase — protein MADPGKAAFFDIDGTLVRTNIVHAFAFYAMNQGTILGTAWQTARTLLSVPLFMAADRVNRKAFNELFYAYYRGQSEDRLETLATELFEDVLKPAVHPGSRRLVDEARRAGCRVVFVTGALDFTVRRLSEHLGADDLIANRMRFVQGVATGRVVPPIIEGAHKALVIRDWCVRNGVALEKSFAYSDSFSDYPMLAVVGHPAAVNPDARLARVARAYEWPVLRTTEG, from the coding sequence ATGGCGGATCCGGGCAAGGCTGCGTTCTTCGACATCGACGGGACGCTCGTGCGCACGAACATCGTGCACGCGTTCGCGTTCTACGCGATGAACCAGGGGACGATCCTCGGCACCGCCTGGCAGACCGCCCGCACGCTCCTGTCCGTGCCCCTCTTCATGGCCGCGGACCGGGTGAACCGGAAGGCGTTCAACGAGCTGTTCTACGCGTACTACCGCGGCCAGAGCGAGGACCGGCTGGAGACGCTCGCGACCGAGCTGTTCGAGGACGTGCTGAAGCCGGCGGTGCACCCCGGCTCGCGCCGGCTGGTGGACGAGGCGCGGCGCGCCGGCTGCCGGGTGGTGTTCGTCACCGGCGCGCTCGACTTCACCGTGCGGCGCCTGTCCGAGCACCTCGGCGCCGACGACCTCATCGCCAACCGGATGCGCTTCGTGCAGGGCGTCGCCACCGGGCGCGTCGTGCCGCCCATCATCGAGGGTGCGCACAAGGCGCTGGTGATCCGCGACTGGTGCGTGCGGAACGGCGTGGCGCTCGAGAAGAGCTTCGCGTACTCGGACTCCTTCTCCGACTACCCCATGCTCGCGGTGGTGGGCCACCCCGCGGCGGTCAACCCGGACGCGCGGCTCGCCCGCGTCGCCCGGGCCTACGAGTGGCCCGTCCTGCGCACCACGGAGGGTTGA
- a CDS encoding NAD-dependent epimerase/dehydratase family protein, translating to MRALVTGAGGFLGMALVRALAARGDRVRALVRRPSEALAEAGAEVMVGDVTDPRALRAAVAGQELVFHLAGVRRAADPAEFLRVNAGSTRLALEACVERAPGLRRFVLAGSRAACAPSREPVREDAPLAPVEPYGASKAEAEREALSFAGQLPVAIARPPRIMGPGDRENLLFFRIARAGLALDLGDRPLSWIDVDDCARGLLLLADRDAARGEAFFLAAPEPVTARGLMEEAARALGVRARRLPVPEALLRGVGRAGDAVGRALGRRLPVGSKLVAQVLAPGWVCDASKARERLGFEATTSLAASMTRAAAWYRAAGWL from the coding sequence ATGCGAGCCCTCGTCACCGGCGCCGGCGGCTTCCTCGGCATGGCGCTCGTGCGCGCGCTGGCCGCCCGCGGCGACCGCGTGCGCGCGCTGGTCCGCCGCCCTTCGGAGGCGCTCGCCGAGGCCGGCGCCGAGGTGATGGTCGGGGACGTCACCGACCCGCGCGCGCTCCGCGCCGCCGTGGCGGGGCAGGAGCTCGTGTTCCACCTCGCGGGCGTGCGGCGCGCCGCCGACCCGGCGGAGTTCCTGCGGGTGAACGCCGGCTCGACCCGGCTCGCGCTGGAGGCGTGCGTGGAGCGCGCGCCCGGGCTCCGGCGCTTCGTGCTGGCCGGCTCGCGGGCCGCCTGCGCGCCGTCGCGGGAGCCCGTCCGCGAGGACGCGCCGCTCGCGCCGGTCGAGCCGTACGGTGCGTCCAAGGCCGAGGCGGAGCGCGAGGCGCTCTCTTTCGCGGGGCAGCTCCCGGTCGCCATCGCGCGGCCGCCCCGCATCATGGGCCCCGGCGACCGGGAGAACCTGCTGTTCTTCCGGATCGCCCGGGCCGGGCTCGCGCTCGACCTGGGCGACCGCCCGCTGTCCTGGATCGACGTGGACGACTGCGCCCGCGGGCTGCTGCTGCTCGCCGATCGCGACGCGGCCCGCGGGGAGGCGTTCTTCCTGGCGGCGCCGGAGCCGGTCACGGCGCGAGGGCTGATGGAGGAGGCGGCGCGGGCGCTCGGCGTGCGGGCGCGCCGCCTGCCGGTGCCGGAGGCGCTGCTGCGCGGGGTCGGGCGCGCCGGTGACGCGGTGGGCCGCGCGCTCGGGCGCCGGCTGCCGGTCGGCTCGAAGCTGGTCGCGCAGGTGCTCGCGCCGGGCTGGGTGTGCGACGCGTCGAAGGCGCGCGAGCGGCTCGGCTTCGAGGCGACGACTTCACTCGCCGCGTCGATGACGCGGGCGGCCGCCTGGTATCGCGCCGCCGGGTGGCTGTAG
- a CDS encoding molybdopterin oxidoreductase family protein, giving the protein MPTLARSVCPFDCPDACGLLVEVEDGRAVKVRGDPEHPYSQGTLCPKMNGYDRTVHSPDRLTHPLIRTGPKGAGAFRRATWDEAVALVAARWKEILAAEGGEAILPYSYAGSMGLVQRNAGFPFFHRLGASRLARTICTPAQDAGWTAVMGATSGPDPDTVLGSDLVVLWGINAVATSIHFAQRAREARRRGARVLLVDTYRTDTAAVADEVILVRPGSDGMLALGLVHVLAREGLADEAFLASETVGWPELKAVALAECPPDAVAAATGLAPEAIVALARTLARARAPFFRIGGGPSRYGNGAMTVRSVVALAAVLGALGREGGGCLTSTASSQAFDLSPVRREDLLPRPVREVNMNRLGWALNELRDPPIRSMYVWCSNPAAVAPDQNAVLRGLSREDLFLVVHERFLTDTARHADVVLPATTSLEHLDVYRSYGHYTVQRAEPAIPPLGEAKPNWEVFQLLAAAMGFDEPVFRTSAAELADQLLAQRSAWWDGVDRSRLAEGKAVRLAPPPGPRWRTASGRIELANPALRERVPRPIAPHADGDPLPLKLVTAPALYTLNSTFQERPELRAKAGGMQLRLAPSEAAARGLSDGQRVVAWNGLGEAAFVLRVEEGVPPGVAVAAGVFWLAHAPGARNVNALTSQRLTDEAGGSTFYDNRVDVRAA; this is encoded by the coding sequence ATGCCCACGCTCGCGCGCTCCGTGTGCCCCTTCGACTGTCCCGATGCCTGTGGCCTGCTCGTCGAGGTCGAGGACGGGCGCGCGGTGAAGGTCCGGGGCGACCCGGAGCACCCGTACTCGCAGGGCACCCTGTGCCCGAAGATGAACGGCTACGACCGGACGGTGCACTCGCCGGACCGGCTCACCCATCCTCTGATCCGCACCGGCCCGAAGGGCGCCGGGGCGTTCCGGCGCGCGACCTGGGACGAGGCCGTCGCGCTCGTGGCCGCGCGCTGGAAGGAGATCCTCGCCGCAGAGGGCGGGGAGGCGATCCTGCCGTACTCGTACGCCGGATCGATGGGCCTGGTGCAGCGGAACGCCGGCTTCCCGTTCTTCCACCGCCTGGGCGCGTCGCGGCTGGCCCGCACCATCTGCACGCCGGCCCAGGACGCCGGCTGGACCGCGGTGATGGGCGCCACCTCGGGCCCGGATCCGGACACGGTGCTCGGCTCGGACCTGGTGGTGCTCTGGGGCATCAACGCGGTCGCGACGAGCATCCACTTCGCCCAGCGGGCGCGCGAGGCGCGGCGGCGCGGCGCGCGGGTGCTGCTGGTGGACACCTACCGGACCGACACCGCCGCCGTCGCGGACGAGGTGATCCTGGTCCGGCCCGGCTCCGACGGCATGCTCGCGCTCGGGCTCGTCCACGTGCTCGCGCGCGAGGGGCTGGCCGACGAGGCGTTCCTGGCGAGCGAGACCGTCGGGTGGCCGGAGCTGAAGGCGGTCGCGCTCGCGGAGTGCCCGCCGGACGCGGTCGCGGCGGCGACCGGGCTCGCGCCGGAGGCGATCGTGGCGCTGGCGCGGACGCTGGCGCGGGCGCGCGCGCCGTTCTTCCGGATCGGCGGCGGCCCCTCGCGCTACGGCAACGGCGCCATGACCGTCCGCAGCGTGGTCGCGCTCGCGGCGGTGCTGGGGGCGCTCGGCCGCGAGGGCGGCGGCTGCCTCACCTCCACCGCCTCGTCGCAGGCGTTCGACCTCTCCCCGGTGCGCCGCGAGGACCTGCTCCCGCGCCCGGTGCGCGAGGTGAACATGAACCGGCTGGGCTGGGCGCTGAACGAGCTGCGCGACCCGCCCATCCGCTCGATGTACGTGTGGTGCTCGAACCCGGCCGCGGTCGCGCCCGACCAGAACGCGGTGCTGCGCGGGCTCTCGCGCGAGGACCTGTTCCTGGTGGTGCACGAGCGCTTCCTCACCGACACCGCGCGCCACGCGGACGTGGTCCTGCCGGCGACCACCTCGCTCGAGCACCTCGACGTCTACCGCTCCTACGGGCACTACACGGTCCAGCGGGCCGAGCCGGCCATCCCGCCGCTCGGCGAGGCGAAGCCGAACTGGGAGGTCTTCCAGCTCCTCGCCGCGGCCATGGGCTTCGACGAGCCGGTGTTCCGGACCAGCGCCGCCGAGCTGGCCGACCAGCTGCTCGCGCAGCGGTCGGCGTGGTGGGACGGCGTGGATCGCTCCCGGCTCGCGGAGGGGAAGGCGGTCCGCCTCGCGCCGCCGCCCGGCCCGCGCTGGCGCACCGCCTCCGGCCGCATCGAGCTCGCGAACCCGGCGCTGCGCGAGCGGGTGCCGCGGCCGATCGCGCCGCACGCGGACGGCGACCCGCTGCCGCTGAAGCTCGTCACCGCGCCCGCGCTCTACACGCTCAACTCCACCTTCCAGGAGCGGCCCGAGCTGCGCGCCAAGGCCGGCGGCATGCAGCTCCGGCTCGCGCCCTCGGAGGCCGCCGCGCGCGGGCTCTCCGACGGCCAGCGGGTGGTGGCCTGGAACGGCCTCGGCGAGGCGGCGTTCGTGCTGCGGGTCGAGGAGGGCGTGCCGCCCGGCGTGGCGGTGGCCGCCGGCGTGTTCTGGCTCGCGCACGCCCCGGGCGCACGGAACGTGAACGCGCTCACCTCGCAGCGGCTCACCGACGAGGCGGGCGGCTCCACCTTCTACGACAACCGCGTGGACGTCCGGGCGGCCTAG
- a CDS encoding cbb3-type cytochrome c oxidase subunit I, whose translation MNDYRYDYRTVQGFILSAMFWGVVGILLGLLISVQLWAPAANFAPYLTYGRLRPVHTNGLIFGLGVGAIFGLFYYITMRLCKRPLLFPRLARVQLWLFNAGIVAAAVSLLLGQTQSLEYAELEWPLDLAIVVLWVMLAVNVFGTILKRREEQMYVSLWYIVATVITIAILYVVNNLAVPVSLGKSYPLFAGVNSANVQWWYGHNAVGFLLTTPILAMFYYFLPKSTGLPIYSHRLSIVAFWSLIFAYLWTGAHHLVYTPLPDWIQTLAIVFTMFLIAPSWGSVVNGYYTVGQDWTRMRSNYLTKFFILGITFYGLQTVQGPTQGLRVVSQLIHFTDWVPGHVHMGTMGWVTMIICASIYYVVPRINGTELYSEKLANVHFWLVLVGQLLFSITMWITGIRQGWMWKATDEAGKLEYTFMDGVIGNYPYWHTRTLAGIIFAAGMVVFVYNVLMTIRKGRAAQAAAGSAPTTVAA comes from the coding sequence ATGAACGACTATCGGTACGACTACCGGACCGTCCAGGGGTTCATCCTCTCGGCGATGTTCTGGGGCGTCGTCGGGATCCTGCTCGGGCTCCTCATCAGCGTGCAGCTGTGGGCGCCCGCCGCGAACTTCGCGCCGTACCTGACCTACGGTCGGCTGCGCCCGGTGCACACCAACGGCCTGATCTTCGGCCTGGGCGTGGGCGCCATCTTCGGCCTCTTCTATTACATCACCATGCGGCTCTGTAAGCGGCCGCTGCTGTTCCCGCGCCTCGCGCGCGTGCAGCTCTGGCTGTTCAACGCCGGCATCGTGGCCGCCGCGGTGTCGCTGCTGCTCGGCCAGACGCAGTCGCTCGAGTACGCCGAGCTGGAGTGGCCGCTCGACCTCGCCATCGTGGTGCTGTGGGTGATGCTGGCGGTGAACGTCTTCGGCACGATCCTGAAGCGGCGCGAGGAGCAGATGTACGTGTCGCTCTGGTACATCGTCGCGACCGTCATCACCATCGCGATCCTCTACGTCGTCAACAACCTCGCGGTGCCGGTGAGCCTGGGCAAGAGCTACCCGCTGTTCGCCGGGGTGAACTCCGCCAACGTGCAGTGGTGGTACGGGCACAACGCGGTCGGCTTCCTGCTCACCACGCCGATCCTGGCGATGTTCTACTACTTCCTCCCGAAGTCCACCGGGCTGCCCATCTACAGCCACCGGCTCTCCATCGTCGCGTTCTGGTCGCTGATCTTCGCGTACCTGTGGACCGGCGCGCACCACCTCGTCTACACGCCGCTGCCGGACTGGATCCAGACGCTCGCCATCGTGTTCACGATGTTCCTCATCGCGCCGTCGTGGGGCTCGGTGGTGAACGGCTACTACACGGTGGGCCAGGACTGGACCAGGATGCGGTCCAACTACCTCACCAAGTTCTTCATCCTCGGCATCACCTTCTACGGCCTGCAGACGGTGCAGGGGCCGACGCAGGGCCTCCGCGTCGTGTCGCAGCTCATCCACTTCACCGACTGGGTCCCCGGCCACGTGCACATGGGCACGATGGGCTGGGTGACCATGATCATCTGCGCGTCCATCTACTACGTGGTGCCGCGCATCAACGGGACCGAGCTCTACTCGGAGAAGCTCGCCAACGTTCACTTCTGGCTGGTGCTGGTGGGCCAGCTCCTGTTCTCGATCACGATGTGGATCACCGGCATCCGGCAGGGCTGGATGTGGAAGGCCACCGACGAGGCCGGCAAGCTCGAGTACACGTTCATGGACGGGGTGATCGGGAACTATCCGTACTGGCACACGCGCACGCTGGCCGGGATCATCTTCGCCGCGGGCATGGTGGTGTTCGTCTACAACGTGCTCATGACCATCCGGAAGGGGAGGGCGGCGCAGGCGGCCGCCGGCTCGGCCCCGACCACGGTGGCGGCGTAG
- a CDS encoding cbb3-type cytochrome c oxidase subunit II encodes MSESSIYRKPVAFAALATVVVLAGTIATMAYPMLRPELHPKVEGLKPLSPLELAGRDVYQREGCVNCHTQTVRPLKSEVVRYKGNRAPEPSGQYSLAGEFAYDHPFLWGSKRTGPDLAFEGWIKPSKDWHYAHFEDPQKVVPRSNMPKYAFLRRNALEAAKVQASMRGLRTLGVPYTDADLAAVPAVVEGKTELDALVAYTVSLGKAVNRAAAGGGEVDLEAPNPFATDVAAIAKGKALFDANACSACHGDEAQGQEGVAPNLIDDRFLGASPDLPDAAYFAMIKGGSDAKKALGRPGVPDGGMAAFGGDLSDDDIWAIVAWLRNQKAHEAAEGHPGGH; translated from the coding sequence ATGAGTGAATCCAGCATCTACCGCAAGCCGGTGGCGTTCGCGGCGCTCGCGACCGTGGTGGTCCTCGCCGGCACCATCGCCACCATGGCGTACCCGATGCTCCGCCCGGAGCTGCACCCGAAGGTCGAGGGGCTGAAGCCGCTCTCGCCGCTGGAGCTGGCGGGGCGCGACGTCTACCAGCGGGAGGGCTGCGTGAACTGCCACACGCAGACCGTCCGCCCGCTGAAGAGCGAGGTGGTCCGCTACAAGGGCAACCGCGCGCCGGAGCCGTCCGGCCAGTACTCGCTGGCCGGCGAGTTCGCCTACGACCACCCGTTCCTGTGGGGCTCGAAGCGCACCGGCCCGGACCTCGCGTTCGAGGGCTGGATCAAGCCGTCGAAGGACTGGCACTACGCGCACTTCGAGGACCCGCAGAAGGTGGTGCCGCGCTCCAACATGCCGAAGTACGCGTTCCTGCGTCGCAACGCGCTCGAGGCCGCGAAGGTCCAGGCCAGCATGCGCGGGCTGCGCACGCTGGGCGTGCCGTACACCGACGCGGACCTCGCGGCGGTGCCCGCCGTGGTCGAGGGGAAGACCGAGCTGGACGCGCTGGTCGCGTACACCGTCTCGCTCGGCAAGGCGGTGAACCGCGCCGCGGCCGGCGGCGGCGAGGTGGACCTGGAGGCGCCGAACCCGTTCGCGACGGACGTGGCCGCGATCGCCAAGGGCAAGGCGCTGTTCGACGCGAACGCCTGCTCGGCGTGCCACGGCGACGAGGCGCAGGGGCAGGAGGGCGTGGCCCCGAACCTCATCGACGATCGGTTCCTGGGCGCCTCGCCCGACCTGCCCGACGCGGCGTACTTCGCCATGATCAAGGGCGGCAGCGACGCGAAGAAGGCGCTGGGCCGGCCCGGCGTGCCGGACGGCGGCATGGCGGCGTTCGGCGGGGACCTGTCCGACGACGACATCTGGGCGATCGTCGCGTGGCTCCGGAACCAGAAGGCGCACGAGGCGGCCGAGGGCCACCCCGGCGGCCACTAG
- a CDS encoding LPXTG cell wall anchor domain-containing protein: protein MGSQELAYTVFGGTMCVALLGIIVFYYSRRRKDRVEEAKYKMLEDDDD, encoded by the coding sequence ATGGGAAGCCAGGAGCTCGCCTACACGGTCTTCGGCGGCACGATGTGCGTGGCGCTGCTGGGGATCATCGTCTTCTACTACTCGCGGAGGCGGAAGGACCGGGTGGAGGAGGCGAAGTACAAGATGCTCGAGGATGACGACGACTAG
- a CDS encoding 4Fe-4S dicluster domain-containing protein translates to MTTTRRFQRWRRIAGAAQALIVLGLPFVSVGGESALRLDVPAGRLHAFGASYGVDEMFVVLAATLALTAALLLVTLLFGRVWCGWSCPQTLLGDLTAWVEPERRKRPRRWRRPLGFAAVAIVSAVASANLVWYFVPPGEFFRRLAAGALGPVVAGSWAAGFAVLFLDLAFLRQRFCATACPYAKLQGVLFDRSTLVVAYDAGRAADCVDCGACVRVCPTGIDIRHGLQMECIACAACIDACEPVMRRLRRAPDLVGYFYGEPGGRPRLARPAALLLAGVTAATLAVLVATVAGRAPLGLTVLGDEAYAPRRTPDGRVLNALSVGLENRGRRPVEVELALEPGAGAEAELRPARVALAAGERRRVRVLAAVRGLPDGRSAARVVARPLPEGAAPGELASAAVSLVAPEVK, encoded by the coding sequence ATGACGACGACTAGGCGGTTCCAGAGGTGGCGGCGCATCGCGGGGGCAGCCCAGGCACTCATCGTGCTGGGGCTGCCCTTCGTGTCCGTCGGCGGCGAGAGCGCCCTGCGGCTCGACGTGCCCGCGGGCCGCCTGCACGCGTTCGGCGCCTCGTACGGCGTGGACGAGATGTTCGTGGTGCTCGCCGCCACGCTCGCGCTCACCGCCGCGCTCCTGCTCGTGACGCTGCTGTTCGGCCGCGTCTGGTGCGGGTGGTCGTGCCCGCAGACGCTGCTCGGCGACCTCACCGCCTGGGTGGAGCCGGAGCGCCGCAAGCGCCCGCGCCGCTGGCGGCGGCCGCTCGGCTTCGCGGCGGTGGCGATCGTGTCCGCGGTCGCCTCGGCCAACCTGGTCTGGTACTTCGTGCCGCCGGGGGAGTTCTTCCGGCGGCTGGCCGCGGGGGCCCTCGGCCCGGTGGTGGCCGGCTCCTGGGCGGCCGGGTTCGCGGTGCTGTTCCTCGACCTCGCCTTCCTGCGGCAGCGCTTCTGCGCCACCGCCTGTCCGTACGCGAAGCTGCAGGGCGTCCTGTTCGACCGCAGCACGCTGGTGGTGGCCTACGACGCCGGGCGCGCCGCCGACTGCGTGGACTGCGGCGCCTGCGTGCGGGTGTGCCCCACCGGCATCGACATCCGGCACGGGCTGCAGATGGAGTGCATCGCCTGCGCGGCGTGCATCGACGCGTGCGAGCCGGTGATGCGCAGGCTGCGGCGCGCGCCGGACCTCGTCGGCTACTTCTACGGCGAGCCCGGCGGGCGGCCGCGCCTGGCCCGCCCCGCGGCCCTGCTGCTCGCCGGCGTCACCGCGGCCACGCTGGCGGTGCTGGTCGCGACCGTGGCCGGGCGCGCGCCGCTCGGGCTCACGGTGCTCGGCGACGAGGCCTACGCTCCGCGCCGCACGCCCGACGGCAGGGTGCTGAACGCGCTCTCGGTCGGGCTCGAGAACCGCGGCCGGCGGCCGGTGGAGGTGGAGCTGGCGCTGGAGCCGGGCGCCGGCGCCGAGGCCGAGCTGCGCCCGGCGCGCGTCGCGCTCGCCGCCGGCGAGCGCCGCCGGGTGCGCGTGCTCGCCGCCGTGCGCGGGCTGCCGGACGGGCGCAGCGCGGCCCGCGTCGTCGCCCGCCCGCTGCCGGAGGGCGCCGCCCCCGGCGAGCTCGCCTCGGCGGCCGTCTCCCTCGTCGCACCGGAGGTGAAGTGA
- a CDS encoding FixH family protein, whose translation MKPVIALAVLAALGAVGGTIWIGSLVREDTVVAQPYEEGLEYDRERRGREALGWSVEVAPAAGPGALAFALRDRAGRPLDGAEVALTVGRPDSGRGQWTAAARPREGGGYAADLAFPAPGPWEIRFDVRRGTDRVRLTRTVEAPAAAPACDLAAGPCTVELGGAAVTVELAPRPPRALADLRVLADVRAGGAPVDGAALSVRFGMKGMEMFPAEARLAPAGPGRYQGQTVLVRCPSGRTDWTATVSLARPGAPGATAELGFKAAE comes from the coding sequence GTGAAGCCCGTCATCGCCCTCGCCGTCCTGGCCGCGCTCGGCGCGGTGGGCGGCACCATCTGGATCGGCAGCCTGGTCCGCGAGGACACCGTGGTGGCCCAGCCCTACGAGGAGGGGCTGGAGTACGACCGCGAGCGGCGCGGGCGCGAGGCGCTCGGCTGGAGCGTGGAGGTCGCGCCGGCGGCCGGTCCCGGCGCGCTCGCGTTCGCGCTCCGCGACCGCGCCGGCCGCCCGCTGGACGGCGCCGAGGTGGCGCTCACCGTGGGCCGGCCGGACAGCGGGCGCGGGCAGTGGACCGCCGCCGCGCGGCCGCGCGAGGGCGGCGGCTACGCGGCCGACCTGGCCTTCCCGGCGCCGGGGCCGTGGGAGATCCGCTTCGACGTGCGCCGCGGGACCGATCGCGTGCGCCTGACGCGCACGGTGGAGGCGCCCGCCGCCGCGCCCGCCTGCGACCTCGCCGCGGGGCCGTGCACCGTCGAGCTCGGCGGCGCCGCGGTGACGGTGGAGCTCGCGCCGCGCCCGCCGCGCGCGCTCGCCGACCTCCGGGTGCTCGCCGACGTCCGCGCCGGCGGCGCGCCGGTGGACGGCGCAGCGCTCTCGGTGCGCTTCGGCATGAAGGGCATGGAGATGTTCCCGGCCGAGGCGCGGCTCGCGCCGGCCGGCCCGGGGCGCTACCAGGGCCAGACCGTGCTGGTCCGCTGCCCGAGCGGCCGCACCGACTGGACCGCCACCGTGTCCCTCGCGCGCCCCGGCGCGCCGGGCGCCACCGCCGAGCTGGGGTTCAAGGCCGCCGAGTGA